A single window of Ananas comosus cultivar F153 linkage group 24, ASM154086v1, whole genome shotgun sequence DNA harbors:
- the LOC109728641 gene encoding protein TPR2 isoform X1 gives MSSLSRELVFLILQFLDEEKFKETVHRLEQESGFYFNMKHFEDLVQAGEWDEVERYLGGFTKVEDNRYSMKIFFEIRKQKYLEALDRHDRAKAVEILVKDLKVFASFNEELFKEITQLLTLENFRQNEQLSKYGDTKSARSIMLIELKKLIEANPLFRDKLTFPPFKASRLRTLINQSLNWQHQLCKNPRPNPDIKTLFTDHSCATPANGARAPPPTNGPLVGPIPKSGGFPPIGAHSPFQPVVSPSPSAIAGWMTNANPPLPHAAVAQGPPGLVQPPNTAAFLKHPRTPTSAPGIDYQTADSEHLMKRMRTGQSDEVSFSGALHSPNIYSQDDLPKTLARTLHQGSNVMSLDFHPVQQTILLVGTNVGDIGIWEVGSRERIAHKTFKVWNIGSCTLPLQAALMKDATISVNRCLWSPDGSILGVAFSKHIVQTYAFIPNGELRQQLELDAHVGGVNDIAFSHPNKSLSIITCGDDKTIKVWDVTTGQKQYTFEGHDAPVYSVCPHYKESIQFIFSTSIDGKIKAWLYDCLGSRVDYDAPGHWCTTMAYSADGTRLFSCGTSKDGESHLVEWNETEGAIKRTYSGFRKRSLGVVQFDTTRNRFLAAGDEFTIKFWDMDNTNILTTTDADGGLPASPRLRFNREGSLLAVTTSDNGIKILANTDGQRLVRMLETRPFEGSRGSSQQINAKPPITLGAAVSNVSSPLAVASERPDRVLPAVSLSTLASMDIKPRISNDSDKSKTWKLADIADPAHVKALRLPDSVATSSKVVRLLYTNSGLAVLALGSNAVHKLWKWQRTERNPSGKSTASVPPQLWQPSNGVLMTNETSDGNPEDATACIALSKNDSYVMSASGGKVSLFNMMTFKVMTTFMSPAPAATFLAFHPQDNNIIAIGMEDATIQIYNVRVDEVKTKLKGHQKKITGLAFSQSLNVLVSSGADAQLCMWSIDGWERKKSRFIQAPPTRAAAPLVGDTRVQFHNDQSHLLVVHESQLAIYDSKLECLSSWSPRDPLPAPISSAIYSCDGMLVYAGFCDGAVGVFESESLRIRCRIALSAYISPSISSSAGAVHPMVIAAHPSEPNQIALGMSDGAVYVVEPSDAEPKWGTAAPPPQENGPHLPAPSNPPVTSAPTAEPPPR, from the exons GTTGGAACAAGAATCAGGGTTTTACTTCAATATGAAGCACTTTGAGGATTTAGTTCAGGCAGGGGAATGGGATGAAGTCGAGCGGTATCTTGGTGGGTTCACGAAGGTTGAAGATAATCGATACTCCATGAAGATTTTCTTTGAGATTAGGAAGCAGAAGTATCTTGAAGCCCTTGATAG GCATGACCGGGCGAAAGCAGTTGAGATACTTGTGAAGGATCTCAAGGTCTTTGCTTCTTTCAATGAAGAACTTTTCAAGGAAATCACACAGTTGCTTACTCTGGAGAATTTTAG GCAAAATGAGCAACTCTCTAAGTATGGGGATACAAAATCAGCCCGAAGTATAATGTTGATTGAGCTTAAAAAGCTGATTGAAGCTAATCCTCTGTTTCGTGACAAATTAACTTTTCCACCTTTTAAAGCTTCTAGACTGCGGACTTTGATCAATCAAAG TCTTAACTGGCAGCATCAGCTTTGCAAGAATCCTCGTCCCAATCCTGACATCAAGACCCTCTTTACTGATCACTCGTGTGCTACTCCTGCCAATGGAGCACGTGCTCCGCCCCCCACCAATGGACCCCTTGTAGGGCCTATCCCTAAATCTGGGGGATTTCCTCCCATTGGCGCTCATAGT CCATTCCAGCCAGTTGTCTCTCCTTCTCCAAGTGCCATTGCTGGGTGGATGACGAATGCTAATCCGCCCTTACCACATGCTGCTGTGGCACAAGGGCCTCCTGGTTTGGTGCAGCCTCCAAACACGG CTGCATTTCTGAAGCACCCAAGGACTCCTACAAGTGCTCCTGGCATTGATTACCAAACTGCAGACTCTGAGCACCTGATGAAGAGGATGCGGACTGGCCAATCTGATGAG gTGTCATTTTCTGGTGCACTCCATTCCCCGAACATTTACTCTCAAGACGATCTTCCAAAAACTCTTGCTCGGACCCTTCATCAGGGTTCTAATGTTATGAGCTTGGATTTCCATCCGGTGCAACAAACAATACTTCTTG TTGGGACAAATGTTGGTGATATTGGGATTTGGGAAGTTGGTTCTCGAGAAAGGATAGCGCACAAAACATTCAAAGTTTGGAATATTGGATCTTGTACATTGCCTTTGCAG gcTGCACTGATGAAAGATGCGACAATATCAGTCAATCGATGTTTATGGAGTCCTGATGGATCTATTCTAG GTGTTGCATTCTCAAAGCATATTGTTCAGACATATGCCTTCATACCAAACGGAGAGTTGCGGCAACAGTTGGAG CTTGATGCTCATGTAGGTGGTGTTAATGATATTGCTTTCTCCCATCCCAACAAGAGCTTGTCGATAATTACTTGCGGCGATGACAAGACGATTAAG GTATGGGATGTTACAACAGGACAGAAGCAGTACACATTTGAAGGTCATGATGCTCCAGTTTATTCAGTTTGCCCTCACTATAAAGAGTCTATCCAG TTTATTTTCTCGACCTCTATTGACGGGAAAATTAAAGCATGGCTTTATGATTGTTTGGGATCCAGAGTTGATTATGATGCTCCTGGACATTGGTGCACTACAATGGCTTATAGTGCAGATGGAACTAG GCTCTTTTCATGCGGAACTAGCAAAGATGGTGAGTCACATCTAGTTGAGTGGAACGAGACTGAGGGAGCCATTAAGAGGACGTACTCTGGTTTTAGAAAACGCTCACTGGGTGTAGTCCAATTTGACACAACTAGGAATCGGTTCCTAGCTGCTGGAGATGAATTCACGATTAAGTTTTGGGATATGGATAATACCAACATACTAACTACCACCGATGCAGATGGTGGATTGCCT gcAAGCCCTCGCCTGAGATTCAACAGAGAGGGCTCTTTACTTGCTGTAACAACAAGTGATAATGGAATTAAAATACTGGCAAATACTGATGGACAACGCTTGGTAAGAATGCTGGAGACCAGGCCTTTTGAAGGATCACGAGGCTCTTCTCAACAGATTAACGCCAAG CCACCGATCACACTGGGTGCTGCTGTTTCAAATGTTTCTAGTCCTCTAGCTGTCGCCTCTGAAAGGCCCGATCGTGTTTTGCCTGCAGTGTCACTGAGTACCCTG GCTTCTATGGATATTAAACCTAGAATATCAAATGATTCTGACAAGAGCAAAACCTGGAAGTTGGCTGACATTGCAGATCCTGCTCATGTCAAAGCTCTACGATTGCCGGACTCTGTAGCTACATCAAGCAAG GTTGTTCGGTTACTTTATACAAATTCTGGGCTTGCTGTGTTGGCTCTTGGCTCCAATGCTGTTCATAAGCTGTGGAAATGGCAGCGTACTGAACGAAATCCATCCGGCAAG TCAACTGCATCTGTTCCCCCGCAGCTGTGGCAACCATCAAATGGGGTTCTTATGACCAACGAGACAAGCGATGGCAATCCAGAAGATGCCACTGCCTGTATTGCTTTGTCAAAGAATGACTCCTATGTCATGTCTGCATCTGGTGGAAAGGTTTCTTTGTTTAACATGATGACATTCAAG GTGATGACAACATTCATGTCACCCGCACCAGCAGCCACCTTTCTTGCTTTCCATCCTCAAGACAACAATATCATTGCCATAGGAATGGAAGATGCAACCATTCAAATATATAATGTCCGAGTTGATGAG GTGAAAACCAAGCTCAAAGGTCACCAGAAGAAGATAACTGGTCTTGCATTTTCGCAATCTTTAAATGTCCTTGTGTCTTCAGGTGCTGATGCTCAG CTGTGCATGTGGAGCATCGATGGATGGGAAAGGAAGAAGTCACGATTTATTCAAGCCCCTCCTACTCGTGCTGCTGCTCCATTAGTTGGAGACACCAGAGTTCAGTTCCACAATGATCAATCTCATCTCTTGGTTGTCCATGAAAGCCAACTGGCCATCTATGACAGCAAGCTCGAATGCCTCAGCTCG TGGTCTCCTAGAGATCCGCTCCCGGCACCCATTTCAAGTGCAATATACTCATGCGATGGTATGCTGGTCTACGCCGGATTCTGTGATGGCGCTGTTGGAGTTTTTGAATCAGAGAGCCTCAGGATCCGATGCCGAATTGCGCTTTCTGCCTACATATCCCCTTCCATTTCTAG TAGCGCCGGCGCTGTTCATCCTATGGTGATTGCCGCGCACCCGTCGGAGCCCAACCAGATAGCATTAGGGATGAGCGACGGTGCCGTGTACGTGGTGGAGCCCTCCGACGCCGAGCCCAAATGGGGAACGGCCGCCCCTCCGCCGCAGGAGAACGGACCCCATCTGCCCGCCCCCTCCAATCCCCCGGTAACCAGCGCTCCGACGGCCGAGCCCCCTCCTAGGTGA
- the LOC109728641 gene encoding protein TPR2 isoform X2 yields the protein MSSLSRELVFLILQFLDEEKFKETVHRLEQESGFYFNMKHFEDLVQAGEWDEVERYLGGFTKVEDNRYSMKIFFEIRKQKYLEALDRHDRAKAVEILVKDLKVFASFNEELFKEITQLLTLENFRQNEQLSKYGDTKSARSIMLIELKKLIEANPLFRDKLTFPPFKASRLRTLINQSLNWQHQLCKNPRPNPDIKTLFTDHSCATPANGARAPPPTNGPLVGPIPKSGGFPPIGAHSPFQPVVSPSPSAIAGWMTNANPPLPHAAVAQGPPGLVQPPNTAAFLKHPRTPTSAPGIDYQTADSEHLMKRMRTGQSDEVSFSGALHSPNIYSQDDLPKTLARTLHQGSNVMSLDFHPVQQTILLVGTNVGDIGIWEVGSRERIAHKTFKVWNIGSCTLPLQAALMKDATISVNRCLWSPDGSILGVAFSKHIVQTYAFIPNGELRQQLELDAHVGGVNDIAFSHPNKSLSIITCGDDKTIKVWDVTTGQKQYTFEGHDAPVYSVCPHYKESIQFIFSTSIDGKIKAWLYDCLGSRVDYDAPGHWCTTMAYSADGTRLFSCGTSKDGESHLVEWNETEGAIKRTYSGFRKRSLGVVQFDTTRNRFLAAGDEFTIKFWDMDNTNILTTTDADGGLPASPRLRFNREGSLLAVTTSDNGIKILANTDGQRLVRMLETRPFEGSRGSSQQINAKPPITLGAAVSNVSSPLAVASERPDRVLPAVSLSTLASMDIKPRISNDSDKSKTWKLADIADPAHVKALRLPDSVATSSKVVRLLYTNSGLAVLALGSNAVHKLWKWQRTERNPSGKSTASVPPQLWQPSNGVLMTNETSDGNPEDATACIALSKNDSYVMSASGGKVSLFNMMTFKVMTTFMSPAPAATFLAFHPQDNNIIAIGMEDATIQIYNVRVDEVKTKLKGHQKKITGLAFSQSLNVLVSSGADAQLCMWSIDGWERKKSRFIQAPPTRAAAPLVGDTRVQFHNDQSHLLVVHESQLAIYDSKLECLSSWSPRDPLPAPISSAIYSCDGMLVYAGFCDGAVGVFESESLRIRCRIALSAYISPSISSAGAVHPMVIAAHPSEPNQIALGMSDGAVYVVEPSDAEPKWGTAAPPPQENGPHLPAPSNPPVTSAPTAEPPPR from the exons GTTGGAACAAGAATCAGGGTTTTACTTCAATATGAAGCACTTTGAGGATTTAGTTCAGGCAGGGGAATGGGATGAAGTCGAGCGGTATCTTGGTGGGTTCACGAAGGTTGAAGATAATCGATACTCCATGAAGATTTTCTTTGAGATTAGGAAGCAGAAGTATCTTGAAGCCCTTGATAG GCATGACCGGGCGAAAGCAGTTGAGATACTTGTGAAGGATCTCAAGGTCTTTGCTTCTTTCAATGAAGAACTTTTCAAGGAAATCACACAGTTGCTTACTCTGGAGAATTTTAG GCAAAATGAGCAACTCTCTAAGTATGGGGATACAAAATCAGCCCGAAGTATAATGTTGATTGAGCTTAAAAAGCTGATTGAAGCTAATCCTCTGTTTCGTGACAAATTAACTTTTCCACCTTTTAAAGCTTCTAGACTGCGGACTTTGATCAATCAAAG TCTTAACTGGCAGCATCAGCTTTGCAAGAATCCTCGTCCCAATCCTGACATCAAGACCCTCTTTACTGATCACTCGTGTGCTACTCCTGCCAATGGAGCACGTGCTCCGCCCCCCACCAATGGACCCCTTGTAGGGCCTATCCCTAAATCTGGGGGATTTCCTCCCATTGGCGCTCATAGT CCATTCCAGCCAGTTGTCTCTCCTTCTCCAAGTGCCATTGCTGGGTGGATGACGAATGCTAATCCGCCCTTACCACATGCTGCTGTGGCACAAGGGCCTCCTGGTTTGGTGCAGCCTCCAAACACGG CTGCATTTCTGAAGCACCCAAGGACTCCTACAAGTGCTCCTGGCATTGATTACCAAACTGCAGACTCTGAGCACCTGATGAAGAGGATGCGGACTGGCCAATCTGATGAG gTGTCATTTTCTGGTGCACTCCATTCCCCGAACATTTACTCTCAAGACGATCTTCCAAAAACTCTTGCTCGGACCCTTCATCAGGGTTCTAATGTTATGAGCTTGGATTTCCATCCGGTGCAACAAACAATACTTCTTG TTGGGACAAATGTTGGTGATATTGGGATTTGGGAAGTTGGTTCTCGAGAAAGGATAGCGCACAAAACATTCAAAGTTTGGAATATTGGATCTTGTACATTGCCTTTGCAG gcTGCACTGATGAAAGATGCGACAATATCAGTCAATCGATGTTTATGGAGTCCTGATGGATCTATTCTAG GTGTTGCATTCTCAAAGCATATTGTTCAGACATATGCCTTCATACCAAACGGAGAGTTGCGGCAACAGTTGGAG CTTGATGCTCATGTAGGTGGTGTTAATGATATTGCTTTCTCCCATCCCAACAAGAGCTTGTCGATAATTACTTGCGGCGATGACAAGACGATTAAG GTATGGGATGTTACAACAGGACAGAAGCAGTACACATTTGAAGGTCATGATGCTCCAGTTTATTCAGTTTGCCCTCACTATAAAGAGTCTATCCAG TTTATTTTCTCGACCTCTATTGACGGGAAAATTAAAGCATGGCTTTATGATTGTTTGGGATCCAGAGTTGATTATGATGCTCCTGGACATTGGTGCACTACAATGGCTTATAGTGCAGATGGAACTAG GCTCTTTTCATGCGGAACTAGCAAAGATGGTGAGTCACATCTAGTTGAGTGGAACGAGACTGAGGGAGCCATTAAGAGGACGTACTCTGGTTTTAGAAAACGCTCACTGGGTGTAGTCCAATTTGACACAACTAGGAATCGGTTCCTAGCTGCTGGAGATGAATTCACGATTAAGTTTTGGGATATGGATAATACCAACATACTAACTACCACCGATGCAGATGGTGGATTGCCT gcAAGCCCTCGCCTGAGATTCAACAGAGAGGGCTCTTTACTTGCTGTAACAACAAGTGATAATGGAATTAAAATACTGGCAAATACTGATGGACAACGCTTGGTAAGAATGCTGGAGACCAGGCCTTTTGAAGGATCACGAGGCTCTTCTCAACAGATTAACGCCAAG CCACCGATCACACTGGGTGCTGCTGTTTCAAATGTTTCTAGTCCTCTAGCTGTCGCCTCTGAAAGGCCCGATCGTGTTTTGCCTGCAGTGTCACTGAGTACCCTG GCTTCTATGGATATTAAACCTAGAATATCAAATGATTCTGACAAGAGCAAAACCTGGAAGTTGGCTGACATTGCAGATCCTGCTCATGTCAAAGCTCTACGATTGCCGGACTCTGTAGCTACATCAAGCAAG GTTGTTCGGTTACTTTATACAAATTCTGGGCTTGCTGTGTTGGCTCTTGGCTCCAATGCTGTTCATAAGCTGTGGAAATGGCAGCGTACTGAACGAAATCCATCCGGCAAG TCAACTGCATCTGTTCCCCCGCAGCTGTGGCAACCATCAAATGGGGTTCTTATGACCAACGAGACAAGCGATGGCAATCCAGAAGATGCCACTGCCTGTATTGCTTTGTCAAAGAATGACTCCTATGTCATGTCTGCATCTGGTGGAAAGGTTTCTTTGTTTAACATGATGACATTCAAG GTGATGACAACATTCATGTCACCCGCACCAGCAGCCACCTTTCTTGCTTTCCATCCTCAAGACAACAATATCATTGCCATAGGAATGGAAGATGCAACCATTCAAATATATAATGTCCGAGTTGATGAG GTGAAAACCAAGCTCAAAGGTCACCAGAAGAAGATAACTGGTCTTGCATTTTCGCAATCTTTAAATGTCCTTGTGTCTTCAGGTGCTGATGCTCAG CTGTGCATGTGGAGCATCGATGGATGGGAAAGGAAGAAGTCACGATTTATTCAAGCCCCTCCTACTCGTGCTGCTGCTCCATTAGTTGGAGACACCAGAGTTCAGTTCCACAATGATCAATCTCATCTCTTGGTTGTCCATGAAAGCCAACTGGCCATCTATGACAGCAAGCTCGAATGCCTCAGCTCG TGGTCTCCTAGAGATCCGCTCCCGGCACCCATTTCAAGTGCAATATACTCATGCGATGGTATGCTGGTCTACGCCGGATTCTGTGATGGCGCTGTTGGAGTTTTTGAATCAGAGAGCCTCAGGATCCGATGCCGAATTGCGCTTTCTGCCTACATATCCCCTTCCATTTCTAG CGCCGGCGCTGTTCATCCTATGGTGATTGCCGCGCACCCGTCGGAGCCCAACCAGATAGCATTAGGGATGAGCGACGGTGCCGTGTACGTGGTGGAGCCCTCCGACGCCGAGCCCAAATGGGGAACGGCCGCCCCTCCGCCGCAGGAGAACGGACCCCATCTGCCCGCCCCCTCCAATCCCCCGGTAACCAGCGCTCCGACGGCCGAGCCCCCTCCTAGGTGA